From Macrobrachium rosenbergii isolate ZJJX-2024 chromosome 17, ASM4041242v1, whole genome shotgun sequence, one genomic window encodes:
- the LOC136847881 gene encoding secretion-regulating guanine nucleotide exchange factor-like: MAALYAWGANSHGQLGLGFVSEQVTLPTRVEDLPDNINEGSIRMAVGGGGHTFLLTAQGRLFGAGWNTCGQVGDGTQIRSVPGFQLIRGLEGHHMIGVACGWAHSIALSRSGQVWVWGSNSHGQLGLPKDEVPFSSLPICLDLTNVISIAAGLRHTAVATRDGRAYTWGQGHRGQLGHVDNDGHVVKQQPTPRVMDHIEGKVCSVACGQNTTYALTSEGHVLAWGDNKWGQLAHDPRNVSYFTCPLTIPHNYFGGERVLWLRAGWTHCVVGVASGAVYIWGRADYGQLGPLEEEGEDSSSDTAANELLHQRCRFIPKNLTINKQIQGIVCGSEHNLAITSNAEGGISLFTWGWNEHGSCGDGTTINIYRPAKVAIPGTLQMVGAGSGHSFAVVKLF, translated from the exons GTTACATTACCAACACGTGTCGAGGATCTTCCAGACAACATCAATGAGGGGAGCATTCGTATggcagttggaggaggtggacaTACCTTTTTGCTCACTGCTCAGGGAAGACTCTTTGGTGCTGGGTGGAATACCTGTGGACAG GTTGGAGATGGAACTCAAATTCGATCCGTACCAGGATTTCAGCTTATAAGAGGACTGGAGGGGCATCACATGATTGGTGTTGCTTGTGGATGGGCCCATTCTATTGCCCTTAGTAGATCTGGACAAGTTTGGGTATGGGGATCAAATAGCCATGGCCAGTTAGGGCTTCCAAAGGATGAG GTGCCTTTTTCAAGCCTTCCTATATGCTTGGATTTGACAAATGTGATTAGTATAGCTGCTGGATTGCGCCATACAGCCGTTGCAACAAGAGATGGCAGAGCATACACCTGGGGACAAGGACACAGAGGTCAACTGGGACATGTTGACAATGACGGCCATGTTGTGAAGCAGCAACCCACTCCACGAGTGATGGATCACATAGAAGGGAAG gTGTGCAGTGTTGCCTGTGGGCAGAACACTACGTATGCCCTGACATCAGAAGGCCATGTGTTGGCATGGGGAGATAATAAGTGGGGACAGTTGGCACATGATCctag aaatgtaTCTTATTTTACTTGCCCCTTGACAATCCCTCACAATTACTTTGGTGGTGAACGTGTATTATGGCTACGAGCAGGCTGGACCCATTGTGTCGTCGGTGTTGCATCTGGGgcagtttacatatggggaagaGCAGACTATGGGCAGCTAGGACCtttggaggaagaaggagaagattcAAGCTCTGACACAGCAGCCAATGAGCTCCTTCACCAGAGGTGTAG ATTCATACCCAAAAATTTAACCATCAACAAACAGATCCAAGGCATTGTTTGTGGATCAGAACATAACTTAGCCATAACGAGTAATGCCGAAGGAGGCATCTCTCTCTTCACTTGGGGATGGAATGAACACGGCAGTTGTGGTGATGGGACAACTATAAACATTTATCGTCCTGCAAAGGTGGCCATCCCTGGCACTTTGCAAATGGTTGGGGCTGGCTCTGGACACTCATTTGCTGTTGTAAagcttttttaa